Proteins from a single region of Streptococcus oralis:
- the rpsL gene encoding 30S ribosomal protein S12: MPTINQLVRKPRKSKVEKSKSPALNVGYNSHKKVQTNVSSPQKRGVATRVGTMTPKKPNSALRKFARVRLSNLIEVTAYIPGIGHNLQEHSVVLLRGGRVKDLPGVRYHIVRGALDTAGVNDRKQGRSKYGTKRPKA, encoded by the coding sequence ATGCCTACAATTAACCAATTGGTTCGCAAACCGCGTAAATCAAAAGTAGAAAAATCTAAATCACCAGCTTTGAACGTTGGTTACAACAGTCATAAAAAAGTTCAAACAAACGTTTCTTCACCACAAAAACGTGGTGTTGCAACTCGTGTGGGAACAATGACACCTAAAAAACCTAACTCTGCCCTTCGTAAATTCGCTCGTGTACGTTTGAGCAACCTTATCGAAGTTACTGCCTACATCCCAGGTATCGGACACAACTTGCAAGAGCACAGCGTGGTGCTTCTTCGTGGTGGACGTGTAAAAGACCTTCCAGGGGTACGTTACCATATCGTCCGTGGTGCACTTGATACTGCAGGTGTTAACGATCGTAAACAAGGCCGTTCTAAATACGGTACTAAACGTCCAAAAGCATAA
- the ilvN gene encoding acetolactate synthase small subunit yields the protein MRRMLTARLQNRSGVLNRFTGVLSRRQVNIESISVGATENPNVSRITIIIDVASHDEVEQIIKQLNRQIDVIRIRDITDKPHLEREVILVKVSAPAEKRAEILAIIQPFRATVVDVAPSSITIQMTGNAEKSEALLRVIRPYGIKNIARTGATGFTRD from the coding sequence ATGCGTAGAATGTTAACAGCTAGATTGCAAAACCGTTCAGGAGTTTTGAATCGTTTTACAGGTGTCCTTTCTCGTCGTCAAGTCAATATTGAGAGTATCTCAGTTGGTGCGACAGAGAACCCCAATGTATCTCGCATCACCATCATTATTGATGTGGCTTCTCATGATGAAGTAGAGCAAATCATTAAACAACTCAATCGTCAGATTGATGTGATTCGCATTCGTGATATCACAGATAAACCGCACTTGGAAAGAGAAGTTATCTTGGTAAAAGTATCTGCTCCCGCTGAAAAGCGTGCAGAAATCTTGGCCATTATCCAACCTTTCCGTGCAACGGTAGTAGATGTGGCTCCAAGCTCAATCACCATCCAGATGACGGGAAATGCTGAAAAGAGTGAAGCTTTATTGCGAGTGATTCGACCATACGGCATTAAAAATATCGCTCGTACGGGTGCAACTGGATTTACCCGCGACTAA
- a CDS encoding sensor histidine kinase: MLEKFKNIHYMFHISIVFIIFPIAGVIVGDYPLLTLLWTLLFVLAFYSVLVTQSRTVLWMAWWIMLAYIFYTSVWLSSGFTWFIFYLSNLLIYELDEISFHSWRFVSFIVLQPFILTGIYMVNHVSPWQLLFFLVTFIFSDAMTFGLYRIRIAEELKEEKMKQNAKLNLFLAENERSRIGQDLHDSLGHTFAMLSVKTDLALQLLQMQAYPQVEKELKEIHQISKESMNEVRTIIENLKTRTLASEFATVKKMLEIAEIETEIDHQLDTASLTQELESTASMILLELVTNIIKHAKASKAYLKLERTEKELVLTVRDDGCGFASLKGDELHTVRDRVLPFSGEVKVISQKQPTEVQVRLSYKERN, translated from the coding sequence ATGTTGGAAAAATTTAAAAACATTCATTATATGTTTCATATTTCAATTGTGTTTATCATCTTTCCTATAGCGGGTGTCATCGTTGGAGATTACCCGCTTTTAACCTTGCTATGGACTTTACTATTTGTACTTGCCTTCTATTCGGTTTTAGTCACTCAGAGTCGCACTGTGCTGTGGATGGCTTGGTGGATCATGCTTGCCTACATTTTTTATACATCGGTTTGGCTGAGTTCGGGTTTCACCTGGTTTATCTTCTATTTATCCAATCTCCTTATTTATGAGCTGGATGAGATTTCTTTTCACTCTTGGCGTTTTGTCAGTTTTATTGTCCTGCAACCATTTATTCTGACCGGAATCTATATGGTCAATCATGTTAGTCCCTGGCAGCTACTCTTTTTCTTGGTGACCTTTATCTTTTCCGATGCAATGACCTTTGGTCTTTATCGAATTCGGATAGCAGAAGAGCTAAAAGAAGAAAAGATGAAACAAAATGCCAAGCTCAATCTTTTCTTGGCTGAAAACGAACGCAGTCGTATCGGTCAGGATCTTCATGACAGTCTAGGCCATACCTTTGCCATGTTGAGTGTGAAGACGGACCTTGCCCTCCAACTTCTTCAAATGCAGGCCTATCCTCAAGTGGAAAAAGAATTAAAAGAAATTCATCAGATCAGTAAAGAATCCATGAATGAAGTTCGTACAATTATCGAAAATCTTAAAACCAGAACCCTTGCTTCCGAATTTGCGACTGTTAAAAAAATGCTGGAAATTGCAGAAATTGAAACAGAAATCGATCACCAACTAGATACGGCTAGCCTAACTCAGGAATTAGAATCAACGGCCTCCATGATTTTACTTGAGTTAGTGACCAACATCATCAAACATGCCAAAGCATCGAAAGCTTACTTGAAATTAGAACGAACTGAGAAAGAACTCGTTCTAACAGTGAGGGATGATGGATGTGGCTTTGCTTCACTAAAAGGAGATGAACTCCATACCGTTCGGGACCGTGTCCTTCCTTTTTCAGGAGAAGTAAAGGTGATCAGTCAGAAACAGCCGACTGAAGTGCAGGTTCGGCTATCTTATAAGGAGAGAAACTAA
- the ilvC gene encoding ketol-acid reductoisomerase, with amino-acid sequence MAVQMEYEKDVKVAALDGKKIAVIGYGSQGHAHAQNLRDSGRDVIIGVRPGKSFDKAKEDGFDTYTVAEATKLADVIMILAPDEIQQELYEAEIAPNLEAGNAVGFAHGFNIHFEFIKVPADVDVFMCAPKGPGHLVRRTYEEGFGVPALYAVYQDATGNAKNIAMDWCKGVGAARVGLLETTYKEETEEDLFGEQAVLCGGLTALIEAGFEVLTEAGYAPELAYFEVLHEMKLIVDLIYEGGFKKMRQSISNTAEYGDYVSGPRVITEQVKENMKAVLADIQNGKFANDFVNDYKAGRPKLTAYREQAANLEIEKVGAELRKAMPFVGKNDDDAFKIYN; translated from the coding sequence ATGGCAGTTCAAATGGAATACGAAAAAGATGTTAAAGTAGCAGCGCTTGACGGTAAAAAAATCGCCGTAATCGGTTATGGTTCACAAGGACATGCGCATGCGCAAAACTTGCGTGATTCAGGTCGTGATGTCATCATCGGTGTGCGTCCAGGTAAATCTTTTGACAAAGCAAAAGAAGACGGATTTGACACATACACAGTAGCAGAAGCAACTAAATTGGCTGACGTTATCATGATCTTGGCACCAGACGAGATCCAACAAGAATTGTACGAAGCAGAAATCGCTCCAAACTTGGAAGCTGGAAATGCAGTTGGATTTGCTCACGGTTTCAATATCCACTTTGAATTTATCAAAGTTCCTGCAGATGTAGATGTCTTCATGTGTGCTCCTAAAGGACCAGGACACTTGGTACGTCGTACTTACGAAGAAGGATTTGGTGTTCCAGCTCTTTACGCAGTTTACCAAGATGCAACAGGGAATGCTAAAAATATTGCTATGGACTGGTGTAAAGGTGTTGGGGCAGCTCGTGTTGGTTTGCTTGAAACAACTTACAAAGAAGAAACTGAAGAAGATCTCTTTGGTGAACAAGCTGTACTTTGTGGTGGTTTGACTGCCCTTATCGAAGCAGGTTTTGAAGTCTTGACAGAAGCAGGCTATGCCCCAGAATTGGCTTACTTTGAAGTTCTTCACGAAATGAAATTGATCGTTGACTTGATTTATGAAGGTGGATTCAAGAAAATGCGTCAATCTATTTCAAACACTGCTGAATACGGTGACTATGTATCAGGTCCACGTGTGATTACTGAGCAAGTTAAAGAAAACATGAAAGCTGTTTTGGCAGATATCCAAAATGGTAAATTTGCAAATGACTTTGTGAATGACTACAAGGCTGGTCGTCCAAAATTAACTGCTTACCGTGAACAAGCAGCTAACCTTGAAATTGAAAAAGTTGGTGCAGAATTGCGTAAAGCAATGCCTTTCGTTGGTAAAAACGACGACGACGCATTCAAAATCTACAATTAA
- a CDS encoding response regulator transcription factor, producing MKLLVAEDQSMLRDAMCQLLTFQPDVESVLQAKDGQEAIQLLEKEPVDIAILDVEMPVKTGLEVLEWIRSEKPETKVVVVTTFKRPGYFERAVKAGVDAYVLKERSIADLMQTLHTVLEGRKEYSPELMEVVMTHPNPLTEQEIAVLKGISQGLSNQEIADQLYLSNGTVRNYVTNILSKLDAGNRTEAANIAKESGWL from the coding sequence ATGAAACTACTTGTTGCAGAAGATCAAAGTATGTTGCGAGATGCTATGTGCCAGTTGCTTACCTTTCAACCAGATGTAGAGTCTGTCCTACAAGCCAAGGATGGCCAAGAAGCAATCCAACTCTTAGAAAAGGAGCCCGTAGATATCGCCATTCTTGACGTAGAAATGCCTGTTAAGACAGGCCTCGAAGTCTTGGAGTGGATACGATCAGAAAAGCCAGAAACAAAGGTGGTAGTGGTGACGACCTTCAAGCGCCCTGGCTATTTTGAACGTGCGGTCAAGGCTGGAGTGGATGCTTATGTCTTGAAAGAAAGAAGCATTGCAGACCTCATGCAAACCTTGCACACGGTTCTCGAAGGACGCAAGGAATATTCGCCTGAATTGATGGAAGTGGTGATGACGCACCCCAATCCGTTAACAGAGCAAGAAATCGCTGTTTTAAAGGGAATCTCTCAGGGCTTGTCTAATCAAGAAATCGCAGATCAGCTTTATCTATCAAATGGAACCGTCCGAAACTATGTCACCAATATTCTTTCAAAACTAGATGCTGGTAATCGAACAGAGGCAGCCAACATTGCAAAAGAATCTGGTTGGCTTTGA
- the fusA gene encoding elongation factor G, translating to MAREFSLEKTRNIGIMAHVDAGKTTTTERILYYTGKIHKIGETHEGASQMDWMEQEQERGITITSAATTAQWNNHRVNIIDTPGHVDFTIEVQRSLRVLDGAVTVLDSQSGVEPQTETVWRQATEYGVPRIVFANKMDKIGADFLYSVSTLHDRLQANAHPIQLPIGAEDDFRGIIDLIKMKAEIYTNDLGTDILEEDIPAEYLDQAQEYREKLVEAVAETDEELMMKYLEGEEITNEELKAAIRKATINVEFFPVLCGSAFKNKGVQLMLDAVIDYLPSPLDIPAIKGINPDTDEEETRPASDEEPFAALAFKIATDPFVGRLTFFRVYSGVLQSGSYVMNTSKGKRERIGRLVQLHANSRQEIETVYAGDIAAAIGLKDTTTGDSLTDEKAKIILESIHVPEPVIQLMVEPKSKADQDKMGIALQKLAEEDPTFRVETNVETGETVISGMGELHLDVLVDRMRREFKVEANVGAPQVSYRETFRASTQARGFFKRQSGGKGQFGDVWIEFSPNEEGKGFEFENAIVGGVVPREFIPAVEKGLVESMANGVLAGYPMVDVKAKLYDGSYHDVDSSETAFKIAASLALKEAAKSAQPAILEPMMLVTITVPEENLGDVMGHVTARRGRVDGMEAHGNSQIVRAYVPLAEMFGYATVLRSASQGRGTFMMVFDHYEDVPKSVQEEIIKKNKGED from the coding sequence ATGGCACGCGAATTTTCACTTGAAAAAACTCGTAATATCGGTATCATGGCTCACGTCGATGCCGGTAAAACAACAACTACTGAGCGTATTCTTTACTACACTGGTAAAATCCACAAAATCGGTGAAACTCACGAAGGTGCGTCACAAATGGACTGGATGGAGCAAGAGCAAGAACGTGGTATCACAATCACATCTGCTGCGACAACAGCTCAATGGAACAACCACCGCGTAAACATCATCGACACACCAGGACACGTGGACTTCACAATCGAAGTACAACGTTCTCTTCGTGTATTGGACGGTGCGGTTACTGTTCTTGACTCACAATCAGGTGTTGAGCCTCAAACTGAAACAGTTTGGCGTCAAGCAACTGAGTACGGAGTTCCACGTATCGTATTTGCTAACAAAATGGACAAAATCGGTGCTGACTTCCTTTACTCAGTAAGCACACTTCACGACCGTCTTCAAGCAAACGCCCACCCAATCCAATTGCCAATCGGTGCTGAAGATGACTTCCGCGGTATCATCGACTTGATCAAGATGAAAGCTGAAATCTATACTAACGACCTTGGTACAGATATCCTTGAAGAAGATATTCCAGCTGAATACCTTGACCAAGCTCAAGAATACCGTGAAAAATTGGTTGAAGCAGTTGCTGAAACTGATGAAGAATTGATGATGAAATACCTTGAAGGTGAAGAAATCACTAACGAAGAATTGAAAGCTGCTATCCGTAAAGCAACTATCAACGTTGAATTCTTCCCAGTATTGTGTGGTTCTGCCTTCAAGAATAAGGGTGTTCAATTGATGCTTGATGCGGTTATCGACTACCTTCCAAGCCCACTTGACATCCCAGCAATCAAAGGTATCAACCCAGATACAGACGAAGAAGAAACTCGTCCAGCATCTGACGAAGAGCCATTCGCAGCTCTTGCCTTCAAGATTGCAACAGACCCATTTGTAGGTCGTTTGACATTCTTCCGTGTATACTCAGGTGTTCTTCAATCAGGTTCTTACGTAATGAACACTTCTAAAGGTAAACGTGAACGTATCGGACGTCTTGTGCAATTGCATGCCAATAGTCGTCAAGAAATCGAAACTGTTTATGCTGGTGATATTGCAGCTGCTATTGGTTTGAAGGATACAACTACTGGTGATTCATTGACAGATGAAAAAGCTAAAATCATCCTTGAGTCAATCCACGTTCCAGAACCAGTTATCCAGTTGATGGTTGAGCCAAAATCTAAAGCTGACCAAGATAAGATGGGTATCGCCCTTCAAAAATTGGCTGAAGAAGATCCAACATTCCGCGTTGAGACAAACGTTGAAACTGGTGAAACAGTTATCTCAGGTATGGGTGAACTTCACCTTGACGTCCTTGTTGACCGTATGCGTCGTGAGTTTAAAGTTGAAGCGAACGTAGGTGCTCCTCAAGTATCTTACCGTGAAACATTCCGCGCTTCTACTCAAGCACGTGGATTCTTCAAACGTCAGTCTGGTGGTAAAGGTCAATTTGGTGATGTATGGATTGAGTTTAGTCCAAACGAAGAAGGTAAAGGATTCGAATTCGAAAACGCAATCGTCGGTGGTGTGGTTCCTCGTGAATTTATCCCAGCGGTTGAAAAAGGTTTGGTAGAATCTATGGCTAACGGTGTTCTTGCAGGTTACCCAATGGTTGACGTTAAAGCGAAGCTTTACGATGGTTCATACCACGATGTCGACTCATCTGAAACTGCCTTCAAGATCGCAGCTTCACTTGCCCTTAAAGAAGCTGCTAAATCAGCACAACCAGCTATCCTTGAACCAATGATGCTTGTAACAATCACTGTTCCAGAAGAAAACCTTGGTGATGTTATGGGTCACGTAACTGCTCGTCGTGGACGTGTAGATGGTATGGAAGCACACGGTAATAGCCAAATCGTTCGTGCTTACGTTCCACTTGCTGAAATGTTCGGTTACGCAACAGTTCTTCGTTCTGCATCTCAAGGACGTGGTACCTTCATGATGGTATTTGACCACTACGAAGATGTACCTAAGTCAGTACAAGAAGAAATCATTAAGAAAAACAAAGGTGAAGACTAA
- a CDS encoding ABC transporter ATP-binding protein, with translation MTVIKVEKLSKKIKDKEILRNISFEINDGECVALIGPNGAGKTTLIDCLLGDKFVSSGQIAIQGFAPTDPRLKQLISILPQENTVVQDLKVKELLSFFQSIYPNSLSNQEIDDLLRFSDKQKNQLAGKLSGGQKRLFSFVLALIGRPKILFLDEPTAAMDTSTRQHFWEIVNQLKKNGVTIVYSSHYIEEVEHTADRILVLHKGELIRDTTPYAMRGEEQEKHFTVPLTYQEVISTLDQIQGLEIKQNALSFTTKEASQVWKVLQEQGCMIEEIEVRNRTLLDSIFETTQD, from the coding sequence ATGACTGTGATTAAAGTTGAGAAATTGAGTAAGAAAATAAAAGACAAGGAGATCTTGCGGAACATCTCCTTTGAAATCAACGATGGTGAATGTGTCGCCTTGATCGGACCTAACGGAGCAGGTAAGACGACCTTGATTGATTGCCTCTTGGGCGACAAGTTCGTGAGCTCAGGTCAGATAGCTATTCAAGGCTTTGCACCAACAGATCCTCGATTAAAGCAGCTTATTTCTATCTTACCTCAAGAAAATACGGTGGTTCAAGACTTGAAAGTGAAAGAACTCTTATCCTTCTTTCAATCAATCTATCCAAACAGTCTCTCCAATCAAGAAATTGATGACTTGCTGAGATTTTCGGACAAACAGAAAAATCAGCTAGCGGGCAAGTTGTCTGGTGGGCAAAAACGTTTGTTCTCTTTCGTGTTGGCACTAATAGGTCGTCCGAAAATTCTATTTTTGGACGAACCAACTGCTGCCATGGATACCTCGACACGTCAGCATTTTTGGGAAATTGTCAATCAGTTAAAGAAAAATGGTGTCACCATTGTCTACTCTTCTCACTATATCGAAGAGGTAGAACATACGGCTGACCGCATTTTGGTCCTCCACAAGGGTGAATTGATCCGGGATACGACACCTTATGCCATGCGTGGTGAAGAACAAGAAAAACATTTTACGGTACCACTAACTTATCAGGAAGTTATCAGCACTTTGGACCAGATTCAAGGGCTTGAAATCAAGCAAAATGCTCTTTCCTTCACAACCAAAGAAGCCAGCCAGGTATGGAAAGTCTTGCAAGAACAGGGCTGCATGATCGAAGAAATTGAAGTTCGCAATCGAACTCTCTTAGACAGTATCTTCGAAACGACTCAAGACTAA
- the ilvA gene encoding threonine ammonia-lyase IlvA gives MLSAKDVVKAHKVLSGVVVDTPLEYDHYLSEKYQAKIYLKKENAQRVRSFKIRGAYYAISQLSKEERGRGVVCASAGNHAQGVAYTCNEMKIPATIFMPITTPQQKIGQVRFFGGEFVTIKLVGDTFDASAKAAQEFTLTENRTFIDPFDDAHVQAGQGTVAYEILEEARKESIDFDTVLVPVGGGGLIAGVSTYIKETNPTIEVIGVEANGARSMKAAFEAGGPVKLKEIDKFADGIAVQKVGQLTYEATRKNVETLIGVDEGLISETLIDLYSKQGIVAEPAGAASVAALEVLSDYIKGETICCIISGGNNDINRMPEMEERALIYDGIKHYFVVNFPQRPGALREFVNDILGPNDDITRFEYIKRASKGTGPVLIGVALANKHDYAGLIHRMEKFDPSYINLNGNETLYNMLV, from the coding sequence ATGCTAAGTGCAAAAGATGTGGTGAAAGCCCACAAAGTTTTGAGTGGTGTAGTAGTTGATACACCACTAGAATATGATCATTATTTATCAGAAAAATACCAAGCAAAGATTTATCTCAAAAAGGAGAATGCGCAACGAGTTCGCTCTTTTAAAATTCGTGGAGCCTATTATGCCATTTCTCAACTGTCAAAAGAAGAACGCGGGCGTGGTGTAGTCTGTGCCTCTGCGGGAAATCACGCCCAAGGTGTCGCCTATACTTGTAATGAGATGAAGATTCCTGCAACAATTTTTATGCCTATTACAACACCGCAACAAAAGATTGGGCAGGTTCGCTTTTTCGGTGGAGAGTTTGTGACAATCAAGTTGGTTGGGGATACCTTTGATGCTTCTGCTAAGGCAGCACAAGAATTTACATTAACAGAAAACCGCACCTTCATCGATCCTTTTGATGATGCGCATGTTCAGGCTGGTCAAGGGACTGTAGCTTATGAGATTCTTGAAGAAGCCCGTAAAGAGTCTATTGATTTTGATACAGTACTTGTACCAGTAGGTGGTGGCGGATTGATTGCCGGCGTTTCTACATATATTAAGGAAACCAACCCGACTATTGAAGTGATTGGGGTAGAAGCTAATGGTGCCCGCTCTATGAAAGCTGCCTTTGAGGCTGGGGGTCCAGTTAAACTCAAAGAAATTGATAAATTCGCTGATGGGATAGCTGTACAGAAGGTTGGACAATTAACCTATGAAGCGACTCGAAAGAATGTTGAAACGCTGATTGGGGTGGACGAGGGATTGATTTCTGAAACCTTGATTGATCTTTATTCCAAGCAAGGAATTGTAGCGGAACCAGCAGGGGCTGCTAGTGTTGCAGCCTTGGAAGTTTTATCAGACTATATCAAAGGTGAGACGATTTGTTGTATCATTTCTGGAGGAAATAACGATATCAACCGTATGCCGGAGATGGAAGAACGTGCCTTGATTTACGATGGAATCAAGCATTACTTTGTAGTGAATTTTCCACAACGTCCTGGAGCTCTCCGAGAGTTTGTAAATGATATTTTAGGGCCAAATGATGATATCACTCGTTTTGAATATATCAAACGAGCAAGCAAGGGGACAGGTCCTGTATTGATTGGGGTAGCTCTTGCCAATAAGCATGATTATGCTGGCTTGATTCATCGAATGGAAAAGTTTGATCCATCTTATATTAATTTGAATGGGAACGAAACGTTGTATAATATGCTGGTTTAA
- a CDS encoding acetolactate synthase large subunit, translated as MEKISLESPKTGSDLVLETLRDLGIDTIFGYPGGAVLPLYDAIYNFKGIRHILGRHEQGCLHEAEGYAKSTGKLGVAVVTSGPGATNAITGIADAMSDSVPLLVFTGQVARAGIGKDAFQEADIVGITMPITKYNYQVRETADIPRIITEAVHIATTGRPGPVVIDLPKDVSALETDFIYSPEVNLPSYQPTLDPNDMQIKKILKQLSKAKKPVLLAGGGISYAEASKELNEFAERYQIPVVTSLLGQGTIATSHPLFLGMGGMHGSFAANIAMTEADFMISIGCRFDDRLTGNPKTFAKNAKVAHIDVDPAEIGKIISADIPVVGDAKKALQMLLAEPTVHNNTEKWIEKVTKDKNRVRSYDKKERVVQPQAVIERIGELTHGDAIVVTDVGQHQMWTAQYYPYQNERQLVTSGGLGTMGFGVPAAIGAKIANPEKEVILFVGDGGFQMTNQELAILNIYKVPIKVVMLNNHSLGMVRQWQESFYEGRTSESVFDTLPDFQLMAQAYGIKNYKFDNPETIEKDLEVILEDVPMFIEVDISRKEQVLPMVPAGKSNHEMLGVKFHA; from the coding sequence ATGGAGAAAATCAGTTTAGAATCTCCTAAGACGGGGTCGGACCTAGTTTTGGAAACACTTCGGGACTTAGGGATTGATACCATTTTTGGTTATCCTGGTGGTGCAGTCTTACCTTTGTATGATGCGATATACAATTTTAAAGGTATTCGCCACATCTTAGGACGCCATGAGCAAGGTTGTTTGCACGAAGCTGAAGGATATGCCAAATCAACTGGAAAGTTGGGTGTTGCCGTCGTCACGAGCGGACCGGGAGCAACAAATGCCATTACAGGGATTGCAGATGCCATGAGCGATAGCGTTCCCCTTTTGGTCTTTACAGGTCAAGTTGCAAGAGCTGGGATCGGAAAGGATGCCTTTCAGGAGGCGGACATCGTGGGTATTACCATGCCCATTACCAAATACAATTACCAAGTTCGTGAGACAGCAGATATTCCTCGTATCATTACGGAAGCTGTCCATATCGCAACGACAGGTCGACCAGGTCCAGTTGTGATTGACTTACCAAAGGATGTATCAGCTCTAGAGACAGATTTCATCTATTCACCAGAAGTAAATTTACCAAGTTACCAACCGACGCTTGATCCGAATGACATGCAAATCAAGAAAATCTTGAAGCAATTGTCAAAAGCCAAGAAACCTGTTTTGTTAGCAGGCGGTGGTATCAGCTATGCAGAAGCTTCTAAGGAGCTCAATGAATTTGCTGAACGTTACCAAATTCCAGTAGTCACTAGTCTTTTGGGGCAAGGAACCATTGCAACGAGTCATCCGCTCTTCCTAGGGATGGGAGGCATGCATGGTTCTTTCGCAGCCAACATTGCAATGACGGAAGCGGACTTTATGATTAGTATTGGTTGCCGTTTCGATGACCGCTTGACTGGGAACCCTAAGACCTTCGCGAAGAATGCTAAGGTTGCCCATATCGATGTTGACCCAGCTGAGATTGGTAAGATTATCAGTGCAGATATTCCTGTAGTGGGGGATGCTAAGAAAGCCTTGCAGATGCTACTGGCAGAACCAACTGTTCATAACAATACTGAAAAGTGGATTGAAAAAGTCACCAAGGACAAGAATCGAGTTCGTTCTTATGATAAGAAAGAACGTGTGGTTCAACCTCAGGCCGTTATTGAACGCATCGGTGAGTTGACGCATGGTGATGCCATTGTCGTAACTGACGTAGGGCAGCACCAAATGTGGACAGCTCAGTATTATCCTTACCAAAATGAGCGTCAGTTAGTCACTTCAGGTGGTTTGGGTACCATGGGATTCGGAGTTCCTGCAGCTATCGGAGCCAAGATTGCCAATCCAGAAAAAGAGGTCATCCTTTTTGTTGGTGATGGTGGCTTCCAAATGACCAACCAAGAACTAGCTATCCTAAACATCTACAAGGTGCCGATTAAGGTTGTCATGTTGAATAACCATTCACTAGGAATGGTTCGTCAGTGGCAGGAATCCTTCTATGAGGGTAGAACTTCCGAGTCAGTCTTTGATACCCTTCCTGACTTCCAGTTGATGGCACAGGCCTACGGCATCAAAAACTATAAGTTTGATAATCCAGAGACGATAGAGAAGGATCTAGAAGTCATTCTGGAGGATGTGCCCATGTTTATCGAGGTGGATATTTCTCGTAAGGAACAGGTCTTACCGATGGTACCAGCTGGTAAGAGCAATCATGAGATGTTGGGGGTGAAGTTCCATGCGTAG
- a CDS encoding ABC transporter permease has product MKNMTSLMKVEIILMKRQAVYYLLSIGLPSVFYLIFSGMMSGSDIPEIALQAYLFAMTLFSIMSSAFFSIPSTLESDKTNNWQKLIQHSPVSMVEYYVSKLFSTLLTFLLSIIVVFSVGHFVRGVTLPWLDWLVIGAILLVGSVVFISMGVLVSLLPSAQLMTVVGNIAYIALAVLGGLWFPLDSFPEWLQSIGKLTPTYQLMQVVSTYLEHHEFNILSALVVLGYTVFFGVLVIQLKKRIEVK; this is encoded by the coding sequence ATGAAAAATATGACAAGTCTCATGAAAGTGGAAATCATTCTGATGAAACGGCAAGCAGTCTACTACTTGCTATCCATCGGACTTCCAAGTGTGTTTTACCTTATCTTTTCTGGTATGATGTCAGGGTCAGATATTCCAGAAATTGCTCTTCAAGCCTATCTTTTTGCCATGACGCTCTTTAGTATCATGTCAAGCGCCTTTTTCAGTATCCCTAGCACACTCGAATCCGACAAGACGAACAACTGGCAAAAATTGATTCAACATTCTCCTGTTTCTATGGTAGAATATTATGTATCAAAACTATTCAGCACTCTGCTAACTTTCTTGTTATCAATTATAGTTGTCTTTTCAGTAGGTCATTTTGTCCGTGGAGTGACGCTACCTTGGCTTGACTGGTTGGTAATCGGTGCTATTTTGCTGGTCGGAAGCGTGGTCTTTATCAGTATGGGTGTCTTGGTGAGCTTGCTACCCAGTGCTCAACTGATGACGGTTGTTGGAAATATTGCCTATATTGCTTTGGCTGTCCTAGGTGGACTGTGGTTCCCCTTGGATTCCTTCCCAGAATGGCTCCAATCCATTGGAAAACTGACTCCAACCTATCAACTGATGCAGGTTGTCTCTACTTATTTGGAACACCATGAATTTAATATTCTTTCTGCCTTGGTTGTGCTAGGCTATACAGTTTTCTTTGGTGTACTGGTAATCCAGCTGAAAAAACGGATTGAGGTAAAATAA
- the rpsG gene encoding 30S ribosomal protein S7, which yields MSRKNRAPKRDVLPDPLYNSQLVTRLINRVMLDGKRGTAASIVYGAFEQIKEATGNDALEVFETAMENIMPVLEVRARRVGGSNYQVPVEVRPERRTTLGLRWLVTIARLRGEHTMQDRLAKEILDAANNTGAAVKKREDTHRMAEANRAFAHFRW from the coding sequence ATGAGTCGTAAAAATAGAGCTCCAAAACGTGACGTATTGCCAGATCCGCTTTACAATTCACAATTAGTTACTCGTCTTATCAACCGCGTTATGCTTGATGGTAAACGTGGTACAGCTGCTTCAATCGTTTACGGTGCTTTTGAGCAAATCAAAGAAGCTACTGGCAACGATGCACTTGAAGTATTTGAAACAGCTATGGAAAACATCATGCCTGTACTTGAAGTACGTGCACGTCGTGTTGGTGGATCTAACTACCAAGTCCCAGTTGAAGTTCGTCCAGAACGTCGTACAACACTTGGACTTCGTTGGTTGGTAACAATCGCTCGCCTTCGTGGTGAACACACAATGCAAGACCGTCTTGCAAAAGAAATCTTGGATGCTGCGAACAACACTGGTGCAGCTGTTAAGAAACGTGAAGACACTCACCGTATGGCTGAAGCTAACCGTGCCTTCGCACACTTCCGTTGGTAA